From Phoenix dactylifera cultivar Barhee BC4 unplaced genomic scaffold, palm_55x_up_171113_PBpolish2nd_filt_p 000559F, whole genome shotgun sequence, one genomic window encodes:
- the LOC120106531 gene encoding calcium-dependent protein kinase 29-like isoform X1, producing MGGCYSAPSSSDAYFRRSRKLRCLPSISCDYDDDDDDDGDGVDDDPLSRLSSGSASPDSVLRGPHSSAAEFLRRFRLGVELGRGEFGVTRRCCDAATGETLACKSISKRKLRTTIDVSDVRREIEIMRCLPEHPNIVQLREAYEDGEAVHLVMEICEGGELFDRIVARGHYTERAAAIIFKTIGEVVQICHKHGVIHRDLKPENFLFANESEDAPLKAIDFGLSVFFKPGQRFSEVVGSPYYMAPEVLKRNYGPEVDVWSAGVILYILLCGVPPFWAETDEGITQAIIRSVIDFEREPWPMVSDKAKDLVRHMLDPNPNTRLTAQQVLEHPWLQNANTAPNVSLGEIVRARLKQFSAMNKFKKKALRVVAEQLPVEEVTSLKQMFHMMDKDKNGHLTFEELKEGLHINGERVPEPDLQMLMEAADTDGNGTLDCEEFVTVSLHLKKVNSEERLAEAFNFFDKDGSGFIEVEELREALGEGDLGPNEQVIWEIISDVDKDKDGRISFQEFELMMKTGSDWRNASRQYSRQALSTLSRRLFKDGSMKKG from the exons atggGAGGCTGCTACTCCGCCCCGTCTTCCAGCGACGCCTACTTCCGGCGCTCCCGGAAGCTCCGCTGCCTCCCTTCCATTTCCTGCGACtatgacgacgacgacgacgacgacggtgATGGCGTCGACGATGACCCCCTCAGCCGCCTCTCTTCCGGCAGCGCCTCCCCTGACTCCGTCCTCCGCGGCCCCCACTCCTCCGCCGCCGAGTTCCTCCGCCGCTTCCGCCTCGGGGTGGAGCTCGGCCGGGGAGAGTTTGGGGTGACGCGGCGCTGCTGCGACGCTGCCACCGGCGAGACCCTCGCCTGCAAGTCCATCTCCAAGCGGAAGCTTCGCACGACCATCGACGTCTCCGACGTCCGGCGGGAGATCGAGATCATGCGCTGTCTCCCGGAGCACCCCAACATCGTGCAGCTGAGGGAGGCGTACGAGGATGGGGAGGCCGTCCACCTCGTGATGGAGATTTGTGAGGGAGGGGAGCTCTTCGATCGGATCGTGGCCAGGGGACATTACACCGAGCGTGCAGCGGCCATCATCTTCAAGACCATCGGCGAGGTCGTTCAG ATCTGCCATAAGCATGGGGTAATACACCGGGACCTGAAACCAGAGAATTTCTTGTTTGCAAATGAATCAGAAGATGCTCCATTGAAGGCAATAGATTTTGGCCTCTCTGTATTCTTCAAGCCTG gtCAGCGCTTTAGTGAAGTTGTTGGAAGTCCATATTACATGGCCCCTGAAGTCCTGAAACGGAACTATGGGCCAGAAGTAGATGTATGGAGTGCTGGAGTGATTCTCTACATCCTGTTATGCGGAGTCCCACCTTTTTGGGCAG AAACTGATGAGGGAATTACCCAGGCGATTATCCGATCTGTTATTGATTTTGAGAGGGAACCTTGGCCGATGGTATCCGACAAAGCTAAAGACCTTGTGAGgcatatgcttgatcctaacCCAAACACCCGGTTGACAGCTCAGCAAGTTCTTG AACATCCTTGGCTTCAGAATGCTAATACAGCTCCCAATGTTTCACTTGGAGAAATTGTCAGAGCAAGACTGAAGCAGTTCTCAGCAATGaacaaatttaaaaagaaagccCTAAGA GTGGTAGCTGAACAATTGCCTGTGGAAGAAGTAACTAGCCTTAAACAGATGTTTCACATGATGGATAAGGACAAGAATGGACACCTAACATTTGAAGAACTCAAAGAGGGCTTGCACATAAATGGAGAGCGTGTACCAGAACCTGATCTTCAGATGTTAATGGAAGCA GCTGACACTGATGGAAATGGAACTCTGGACTGTGAGGAGTTCGTGACCGTCTCCTTGCACCTGAAGAAAGTCAACAGTGAGGAACGCCTAGCCGAAGCATTCAACTTCTTTGACAAGGATGGGAGTGGCTTTATTGAAGTTGAAGAACTGAGAGAAGCTTTAGGTGAGGGTGATCTAGGTCCAAATGAGCAAGTAATCTGGGAGATCATCTCTGATGTTGACAAGGACAAG GATGGACGTATCAGCTTCCAAGAATTTGAGTTGATGATGAAAACTGGATCAGACTGGAGAAATGCCTCACGGCAGTACTCAAGACAAGCACTTAGTACCCTTAGTCGCAGGCTGTTTAAAGATGGTTCCATGAAGAAGGGATAG
- the LOC103722104 gene encoding nicotinamidase 1-like encodes MGSETKMVDLLKAEIPFEQEENLLLLPEVESGKAVGLVLVDILNGFCTVGAGNLAPTEPNRQISAMVEAAARLSKVFCERKWPVFVLLDSHHPNKPEPPYPPHCLIGSGEEDLVPALKWLETDPSVTIKRKDCFDGFIGSMEMDGTNAFVEWVKTNEIKIVLVVGICTDICVLDFVCSTLSARNIGLVPPLEDVVVYSGGCATFDFPIDVARNVKGTLAHPQELMHHVGLYMAKGRGARIVQKVSLGSSEELRSGHIQHI; translated from the exons ATGGGTTCAGAGACGAAGATGGTGGATTTGTTGAAGGCCGAGATACCCTTCGAGCAAGAGGAAAACCTTCTCCTTTTGCCCGAGGTGGAGTCCGGAAAGGCTGTTGGTCTCGTTCTTGTCGACATCCTCAATGGCTTCTGTACCGTTGGAGCTGGCAATCTG GCACCAACCGAGCCCAACAGACAGATATCGGCGATGGTAGAGGCGGCGGCGAGGCTGTCGAAGGTTTTCTGTGAAAGGAAATGGCCTGTCTTTGTTCTTCTTGATTCCCACCATCCCAACAAGCCTGAACCTCCTTACCCACCTCACTGCCTAATTGGATCAGGTGAAGAAGATTTGGTCCCAG CACTGAAATGGTTGGAGACAGACCCAAGTGTGACAATCAAACGCAAAGATTGCTTCGATGGGTTCATTGGTTCAATGGAGATGGATGGCACTAATGCTTTTGTAGAGTGGGTGAAGACTAATGAAATCAAGATT GTTTTGGTGGTAGGAATATGCACAGATATCTGTGTTTTAGACTTTGTGTGCTCCACGTTATCTGCTAGAAATATTGGCCTTGTACCACCACTGGAAGATGTTGTGGTTTATTCAGGTGGATGTGCTACCTTCGACTTCCCCATTGATGTTGCTAGAAATGTCAAAGGAACCTTAGCTCATCCACAG GAATTGATGCATCATGTAGGACTTTACATGGCAAAGGGAAGAGGAGCCAGAATAGTGCAGAAAGTATCTCTTGGCTCCTCAGAGGAACTGAGATCCGGCCATATTCAGCATATTTAA
- the LOC120106531 gene encoding calcium-dependent protein kinase 21-like isoform X2, with translation MGGCYSAPSSSDAYFRRSRKLRCLPSISCDYDDDDDDDGDGVDDDPLSRLSSGSASPDSVLRGPHSSAAEFLRRFRLGVELGRGEFGVTRRCCDAATGETLACKSISKRKLRTTIDVSDVRREIEIMRCLPEHPNIVQLREAYEDGEAVHLVMEICEGGELFDRIVARGHYTERAAAIIFKTIGEVVQICHKHGVIHRDLKPENFLFANESEDAPLKAIDFGLSVFFKPGQRFSEVVGSPYYMAPEVLKRNYGPEVDVWSAGVILYILLCGVPPFWAEHPWLQNANTAPNVSLGEIVRARLKQFSAMNKFKKKALRVVAEQLPVEEVTSLKQMFHMMDKDKNGHLTFEELKEGLHINGERVPEPDLQMLMEAADTDGNGTLDCEEFVTVSLHLKKVNSEERLAEAFNFFDKDGSGFIEVEELREALGEGDLGPNEQVIWEIISDVDKDKDGRISFQEFELMMKTGSDWRNASRQYSRQALSTLSRRLFKDGSMKKG, from the exons atggGAGGCTGCTACTCCGCCCCGTCTTCCAGCGACGCCTACTTCCGGCGCTCCCGGAAGCTCCGCTGCCTCCCTTCCATTTCCTGCGACtatgacgacgacgacgacgacgacggtgATGGCGTCGACGATGACCCCCTCAGCCGCCTCTCTTCCGGCAGCGCCTCCCCTGACTCCGTCCTCCGCGGCCCCCACTCCTCCGCCGCCGAGTTCCTCCGCCGCTTCCGCCTCGGGGTGGAGCTCGGCCGGGGAGAGTTTGGGGTGACGCGGCGCTGCTGCGACGCTGCCACCGGCGAGACCCTCGCCTGCAAGTCCATCTCCAAGCGGAAGCTTCGCACGACCATCGACGTCTCCGACGTCCGGCGGGAGATCGAGATCATGCGCTGTCTCCCGGAGCACCCCAACATCGTGCAGCTGAGGGAGGCGTACGAGGATGGGGAGGCCGTCCACCTCGTGATGGAGATTTGTGAGGGAGGGGAGCTCTTCGATCGGATCGTGGCCAGGGGACATTACACCGAGCGTGCAGCGGCCATCATCTTCAAGACCATCGGCGAGGTCGTTCAG ATCTGCCATAAGCATGGGGTAATACACCGGGACCTGAAACCAGAGAATTTCTTGTTTGCAAATGAATCAGAAGATGCTCCATTGAAGGCAATAGATTTTGGCCTCTCTGTATTCTTCAAGCCTG gtCAGCGCTTTAGTGAAGTTGTTGGAAGTCCATATTACATGGCCCCTGAAGTCCTGAAACGGAACTATGGGCCAGAAGTAGATGTATGGAGTGCTGGAGTGATTCTCTACATCCTGTTATGCGGAGTCCCACCTTTTTGGGCAG AACATCCTTGGCTTCAGAATGCTAATACAGCTCCCAATGTTTCACTTGGAGAAATTGTCAGAGCAAGACTGAAGCAGTTCTCAGCAATGaacaaatttaaaaagaaagccCTAAGA GTGGTAGCTGAACAATTGCCTGTGGAAGAAGTAACTAGCCTTAAACAGATGTTTCACATGATGGATAAGGACAAGAATGGACACCTAACATTTGAAGAACTCAAAGAGGGCTTGCACATAAATGGAGAGCGTGTACCAGAACCTGATCTTCAGATGTTAATGGAAGCA GCTGACACTGATGGAAATGGAACTCTGGACTGTGAGGAGTTCGTGACCGTCTCCTTGCACCTGAAGAAAGTCAACAGTGAGGAACGCCTAGCCGAAGCATTCAACTTCTTTGACAAGGATGGGAGTGGCTTTATTGAAGTTGAAGAACTGAGAGAAGCTTTAGGTGAGGGTGATCTAGGTCCAAATGAGCAAGTAATCTGGGAGATCATCTCTGATGTTGACAAGGACAAG GATGGACGTATCAGCTTCCAAGAATTTGAGTTGATGATGAAAACTGGATCAGACTGGAGAAATGCCTCACGGCAGTACTCAAGACAAGCACTTAGTACCCTTAGTCGCAGGCTGTTTAAAGATGGTTCCATGAAGAAGGGATAG